A part of Pararoseomonas sp. SCSIO 73927 genomic DNA contains:
- the acpS gene encoding holo-ACP synthase, translated as MILGLGNDMVDIRRIERTIERHGERFLSRIFTDLERAKAERRGLTRVSTYAKRFAAKEAASKALGTGFRAGVFWRDLGVVNLPSGQPTLRMTGGAAERLAAMTPPGHAAQVSLTMTDEYPYAEAVVIISAVPSVPG; from the coding sequence ATGATCCTGGGCCTGGGCAACGACATGGTGGACATCCGCCGGATCGAGCGGACCATTGAGCGGCACGGGGAGCGCTTCCTCTCCCGCATCTTCACGGATCTGGAGCGCGCCAAGGCGGAGCGGCGCGGCCTGACCCGCGTGTCCACCTACGCCAAGCGCTTCGCGGCGAAGGAGGCGGCCTCCAAGGCGCTCGGCACCGGGTTCCGGGCCGGGGTGTTCTGGCGCGACCTCGGGGTGGTGAACCTGCCCTCCGGCCAGCCGACGCTGCGGATGACGGGCGGGGCGGCGGAAAGGCTGGCGGCGATGACGCCGCCGGGGCACGCGGCCCAGGTCTCGCTGACGATGACGGACGAGTACCCCTATGCGGAGGCGGTCGTCATCATCTCCGCCGTGCCGTCAGTTCCCGGCTGA
- a CDS encoding bifunctional (p)ppGpp synthetase/guanosine-3',5'-bis(diphosphate) 3'-pyrophosphohydrolase, with product MTDGAGISRPPGAATAPLRAPEGVASSAPASVAIGRPPDGDLLGDAGLGPDPGHALAELVTGYDPRADGAMIERAYRVAERAHSAQKRDNGDPYIGHPVAVAGILAGYRLDAATIATALLHDTVEDTGLTLADLSRDFGPEIAKLVDGVTKLTRLELQSERTKQAENFRKLVLAMSEDIRVLLVKLADRTHNMRTLHFVPQQHRRQKTARETMEIYAPLAERIGMQAVKDELEDRSFRELQPDAAQTIHARLAFLRGQGADLIEEIKEDIRRRLRDAEVPVIDIQGREKSAYGIWLKMHSKKVEFEQLSDIMAFRIVTDDKANCYAALGAVHSAYRVVPGRFKDYISTPKPNGYQSLHTGVTVPERRNAKIEVQIRTPEMHEVAEFGVAAHWIYKQGPDGVVNAARDRKRFPWVKDLLEILETAGEAQDFLENTKLALHQDQVFCFTPKGDLIALPRGATPVDFAYQVHSQVGDSTVGAKINGRIVPLRYQLENGDQVEIITARGGTPNPAWERFVVTGKARARIRRTVLARQREESRENGRQAIARAFRQEGLDFSERTAEPAVRALKQPGFEELCIAVGNGNVTARDVLHAAVPELRGAARPAVSGIEALALTRARGKPGATVPYSRGAGGREVAHGITGLVSGMEVHFANCCHPVPGDRIVGIISTGRGVTVHKQGCHTLEAFSATPERFIDVDWDGGPGAAGEHVARLSVVTSNEGPAIAGMTTAIAKQEARIQSLRFLHRAADFAELNVDLEVKDLRHLSSVIAALRALPGIEQVERAKA from the coding sequence ATGACAGACGGCGCCGGGATCTCCAGACCTCCCGGTGCCGCCACGGCCCCCCTCCGCGCGCCGGAGGGGGTGGCCTCCTCCGCCCCTGCGTCCGTCGCGATCGGGCGGCCGCCGGATGGGGACCTGCTGGGCGACGCTGGCCTGGGGCCCGATCCCGGCCACGCCCTGGCCGAGCTGGTCACGGGCTACGATCCCCGCGCGGACGGCGCGATGATCGAGCGGGCCTACCGCGTGGCGGAGCGGGCCCACAGCGCGCAGAAGCGCGACAACGGCGACCCCTATATCGGCCACCCCGTCGCCGTCGCCGGCATCCTGGCCGGCTACCGGCTGGACGCGGCCACGATCGCCACCGCCCTGCTGCACGACACGGTGGAGGATACCGGCCTCACCCTGGCCGATCTCTCCCGCGACTTCGGGCCGGAGATCGCCAAGCTTGTGGACGGCGTGACGAAGCTGACCCGGCTGGAGCTGCAGTCCGAGCGGACGAAGCAGGCCGAAAACTTCCGCAAGCTGGTCCTGGCGATGAGCGAGGACATCCGCGTGCTGCTGGTGAAGCTGGCGGACCGCACGCACAACATGCGCACCCTCCACTTCGTGCCGCAGCAGCACCGCCGCCAGAAGACCGCGCGCGAGACGATGGAGATCTACGCGCCGCTGGCCGAGCGCATCGGCATGCAGGCCGTGAAGGACGAGCTGGAGGACCGCTCGTTCCGCGAGCTCCAGCCGGACGCCGCCCAGACCATCCACGCCCGCCTGGCCTTCCTGCGCGGGCAGGGCGCCGACCTGATCGAGGAGATCAAGGAGGACATCCGCCGCCGCCTGCGCGACGCGGAGGTGCCGGTGATCGACATCCAGGGGCGGGAGAAGTCGGCCTACGGCATCTGGCTGAAGATGCACTCCAAGAAGGTGGAGTTCGAGCAGCTCTCGGACATCATGGCCTTCCGCATCGTGACCGACGACAAGGCGAACTGCTACGCGGCGCTCGGCGCCGTCCACTCCGCCTATCGCGTGGTGCCCGGCCGGTTCAAGGACTACATCTCCACCCCCAAGCCCAACGGCTACCAGTCCCTGCACACGGGCGTGACGGTGCCGGAGCGCCGGAACGCCAAGATCGAGGTGCAGATCCGCACGCCGGAGATGCACGAGGTGGCGGAGTTCGGCGTCGCCGCCCACTGGATCTACAAGCAGGGCCCGGACGGCGTGGTGAACGCGGCGCGGGACCGCAAGCGCTTCCCCTGGGTGAAGGACCTGCTGGAGATCCTGGAGACCGCCGGCGAGGCGCAGGACTTCCTGGAGAACACGAAGCTCGCCCTGCACCAGGACCAGGTCTTCTGCTTCACGCCGAAGGGCGACCTGATCGCCCTACCGCGCGGGGCGACGCCGGTGGACTTCGCCTATCAGGTCCATTCCCAGGTGGGCGATTCCACGGTGGGCGCGAAGATCAACGGCCGCATCGTGCCGCTGCGCTACCAGCTGGAGAACGGCGACCAGGTCGAGATCATCACCGCCCGCGGCGGCACGCCCAACCCGGCCTGGGAGCGCTTCGTCGTCACCGGCAAGGCGCGCGCCCGGATCCGCCGCACCGTGCTGGCCCGCCAGAGGGAGGAGAGCCGGGAGAACGGCCGCCAGGCCATCGCCCGCGCCTTCCGACAGGAGGGGCTCGACTTCTCCGAGCGGACCGCCGAGCCCGCCGTGCGCGCGCTGAAGCAGCCGGGCTTCGAGGAGCTCTGCATCGCCGTCGGCAACGGCAACGTCACGGCGCGGGACGTGCTGCACGCCGCCGTGCCAGAATTGCGCGGCGCGGCCCGCCCGGCCGTTTCCGGCATCGAGGCCCTGGCGCTCACCCGCGCCCGCGGCAAGCCGGGCGCCACCGTGCCCTACTCCCGCGGCGCGGGCGGACGGGAGGTGGCGCACGGCATCACCGGCCTCGTCTCCGGCATGGAGGTCCACTTCGCGAATTGCTGCCACCCCGTGCCGGGGGACCGGATCGTCGGCATCATCTCCACCGGCCGCGGGGTGACGGTGCACAAGCAGGGCTGCCACACGCTGGAGGCCTTCTCCGCCACGCCGGAGCGCTTCATCGACGTGGACTGGGACGGCGGGCCCGGGGCTGCGGGGGAGCACGTGGCGCGGCTCTCCGTCGTCACCTCCAACGAGGGGCCGGCGATCGCGGGCATGACGACGGCAATTGCCAAGCAGGAGGCGCGGATCCAGTCCCTGCGCTTCCTCCACCGGGCGGCAGACTTCGCGGAGCTGAACGTGGACCTGGAGGTGAAGGACCTGCGCCACCTCTCCAGCGTCATCGCGGCGCTGCGGGCGCTGCCGGGGATCGAGCAGGTGGAGCGGGCAAAGGCGTGA
- the rpoZ gene encoding DNA-directed RNA polymerase subunit omega, producing the protein MARVTVEDCILQVPNRFDLVLLAAQRARAISRGDELTVDRDNDKNPVIALREIAEQTVELDGLEQDIVKSLLRAPEPEPVEEEVIDLIATDENIFGVMDVNEETAAEAGMQVEDMSGDDLEAAIAAELGGRR; encoded by the coding sequence ATGGCCCGCGTCACGGTCGAGGACTGCATCCTCCAGGTTCCCAACCGGTTCGACCTGGTCCTTCTCGCCGCCCAGCGCGCCCGCGCCATCTCCCGCGGGGACGAGCTGACGGTGGACCGCGACAACGACAAGAACCCCGTCATCGCCCTGCGCGAGATCGCCGAGCAGACGGTGGAGCTGGACGGGCTGGAGCAGGACATCGTGAAGTCCCTGCTGCGGGCGCCGGAGCCGGAGCCGGTGGAGGAGGAGGTCATCGACCTCATCGCCACCGACGAGAACATCTTCGGCGTGATGGACGTGAACGAGGAGACCGCGGCCGAGGCCGGCATGCAGGTCGAGGATATGTCCGGCGACGACCTCGAGGCCGCGATCGCGGCCGAGCTGGGCGGCCGCCGCTGA
- the folK gene encoding 2-amino-4-hydroxy-6-hydroxymethyldihydropteridine diphosphokinase, giving the protein MPDGTVGEADTLVAIGANLPGADGAAPLATCRAAAAALDGLLGLSLVGISGWWETAPEPPAPGSPWYVNGVARLRGGADPAALLAALQGIEAAHGRVRPYPNAPRTLDLDIIAMGRLVRAVPDPVLPHPRAHLRRFVLEPLAQVWSGWTHPASGLSVPAMLSELPPAPMRPLG; this is encoded by the coding sequence TTGCCCGATGGCACGGTGGGCGAGGCGGATACCCTCGTCGCCATCGGCGCCAACCTGCCGGGAGCGGACGGCGCCGCACCGCTCGCCACCTGCCGGGCGGCCGCGGCGGCGCTGGACGGTCTGCTCGGCCTCTCCCTCGTCGGCATCTCCGGCTGGTGGGAGACGGCGCCGGAGCCGCCGGCCCCGGGAAGCCCCTGGTACGTGAACGGGGTGGCGCGGCTACGGGGGGGTGCCGACCCGGCCGCCCTCCTGGCCGCGCTGCAGGGCATCGAGGCGGCGCATGGCCGGGTGCGGCCCTATCCCAACGCGCCCCGCACGCTGGACCTGGACATCATCGCCATGGGCCGTCTGGTCCGGGCCGTGCCGGACCCGGTGCTGCCCCATCCCCGGGCGCATCTGCGCCGCTTCGTGCTGGAACCTTTGGCGCAGGTCTGGTCGGGCTGGACGCATCCGGCCAGCGGCCTTAGCGTCCCCGCGATGCTGTCGGAACTGCCTCCCGCCCCCATGCGACCCTTGGGGTAG
- a CDS encoding sulfite oxidase-like oxidoreductase, translated as MTDESLPEGTPPGVKEKLVRTKERWAEEGRLLTGTTADPARDRLPPGQRLVTDWPVLDLGIQPTVSEAQARLDIDGLVENPLSLSWADLMALPQREWRNDIHCVTQWSRYDNDWRGISISDLLALARPKAEAGFVTMESHDGYTTNLPLPDLDRPENLLATHWDGQPLTRQHGGPLRLVVPHLYFWKSPKWIRRISLIPHDKLGFWEVRGYHERGDPWMEERYA; from the coding sequence ATGACCGATGAATCGCTGCCGGAAGGCACCCCCCCGGGAGTCAAAGAGAAGCTCGTTCGCACGAAGGAGCGGTGGGCGGAGGAGGGGCGCCTCCTCACCGGCACCACGGCGGACCCGGCCCGGGACCGGCTGCCGCCCGGCCAGCGGCTGGTGACGGACTGGCCGGTGCTGGATCTCGGCATCCAGCCGACGGTGTCGGAGGCGCAGGCGCGGCTGGACATCGACGGGCTGGTGGAGAACCCGCTCTCCCTCTCCTGGGCGGACCTGATGGCGTTGCCGCAGCGGGAGTGGCGGAACGACATCCACTGCGTCACCCAGTGGTCCCGCTACGACAATGACTGGCGGGGCATCTCCATCTCGGACCTGCTGGCCCTGGCGCGCCCGAAGGCCGAGGCGGGCTTCGTGACGATGGAATCGCATGACGGCTACACCACGAACCTGCCGCTGCCCGACCTCGACCGGCCGGAGAACCTTCTGGCGACCCATTGGGACGGCCAGCCGCTGACCCGCCAGCACGGTGGCCCGCTGCGGCTGGTGGTGCCGCACCTCTACTTCTGGAAGAGCCCGAAGTGGATCCGGCGGATCAGCCTGATCCCCCATGACAAGCTCGGCTTCTGGGAGGTGCGCGGCTACCACGAGCGCGGCGACCCCTGGATGGAGGAGCGGTACGCCTGA
- a CDS encoding efflux transporter outer membrane subunit — MRDTIPLVTPLAPTRREAGRLVLGALLGLAPAGCALRPDAIPAIERGPDRFREAEASAAWPDPNWWRGFGSVELDRLMRRIASENLDLAAATARVRQAEASARIAGSTLLPTVTTSGNARRSQTGSGNPSATAYDIGLAASYELDVWGLNRNTYESARLSAVAARYALGTALITAEASVANTYFTILEARNALRIQEANLGAARRVLNVIRQQVAAGTATGLDLAQQETVVAQQEAAVPPLRQAVSQNVATLAVLVGLAPVQLEVLGEGFEGLDVPSPSPGLPSALLARRPDVLQAEASLASAGANTAAARAALLPSIVLSAQGGFTSALIGTLLRPEAQFYTLAANLAQTIFDNGGLRGRVELARAQQEELVIIYRQTILNALADVESALAALRETTEQETLLAEAERRAARAYNIAEEQLRGGVINLITLLSTQTTLFSARRNLSTGRRNRLQAAVGLFRALGGGWGADAARAPSPAVLEVAR; from the coding sequence GTGCGAGATACGATTCCCCTTGTCACCCCCCTCGCGCCGACGCGACGGGAGGCCGGCCGGCTTGTGCTGGGCGCCCTGCTCGGCCTGGCCCCGGCGGGCTGCGCCCTGCGCCCGGACGCCATCCCCGCGATCGAGCGCGGGCCGGACCGCTTCCGGGAGGCCGAGGCGTCCGCCGCCTGGCCGGACCCGAACTGGTGGCGCGGCTTCGGCTCCGTGGAGCTGGACCGGCTGATGCGCCGCATCGCCTCCGAGAACCTGGACCTGGCCGCGGCCACCGCGCGGGTGCGGCAGGCCGAAGCATCGGCCCGCATCGCCGGCTCCACCCTGCTGCCCACCGTCACCACCAGCGGGAACGCGCGGCGCAGCCAGACCGGGTCCGGCAATCCCTCCGCCACCGCCTACGACATCGGCCTCGCCGCCTCCTACGAGCTGGATGTCTGGGGGCTGAACCGGAACACCTACGAATCCGCCCGCCTCTCGGCCGTGGCCGCCCGCTACGCGCTCGGCACGGCGCTGATCACGGCCGAGGCCTCGGTCGCCAACACCTATTTCACCATCCTGGAGGCGCGGAACGCCTTGCGCATCCAGGAGGCGAACCTGGGCGCCGCCCGGCGGGTGCTGAACGTCATCCGCCAACAGGTGGCGGCCGGCACCGCGACCGGCCTGGACCTCGCGCAGCAGGAGACGGTGGTGGCCCAGCAGGAGGCCGCCGTGCCGCCCCTGCGGCAGGCCGTGTCCCAGAACGTCGCCACCCTCGCCGTGCTGGTGGGGCTGGCGCCGGTGCAGCTGGAGGTTCTGGGCGAGGGCTTCGAGGGGCTGGACGTGCCCTCCCCCTCCCCTGGCCTTCCTTCCGCCCTGCTCGCGCGGCGGCCGGACGTGTTGCAGGCCGAGGCGAGCCTCGCCTCCGCCGGCGCCAACACGGCGGCGGCGCGCGCGGCGCTGCTGCCCTCCATCGTCCTCTCGGCCCAGGGCGGCTTCACCTCCGCCCTGATCGGGACGCTGCTGCGGCCGGAAGCCCAGTTCTACACCCTTGCCGCCAACCTCGCGCAGACGATCTTCGACAATGGCGGGCTGCGCGGCCGGGTGGAGCTGGCCCGCGCGCAGCAGGAGGAGCTGGTCATCATCTACCGCCAGACGATCCTGAACGCCCTGGCGGACGTGGAGAGCGCCCTGGCCGCCCTGCGGGAGACGACGGAGCAGGAGACGCTGCTGGCGGAGGCCGAGCGCCGCGCCGCCCGCGCCTACAACATCGCCGAGGAGCAGCTGCGCGGCGGGGTCATCAACCTGATCACCCTTCTGAGCACGCAGACAACGCTCTTCTCCGCCCGGCGTAATCTCTCGACGGGCCGGCGCAACCGGCTCCAGGCCGCGGTGGGCCTGTTCCGCGCCCTGGGCGGCGGCTGGGGCGCCGATGCCGCCAGGGCTCCGTCCCCCGCCGTTTTGGAGGTTGCCCGATGA
- a CDS encoding efflux RND transporter periplasmic adaptor subunit, translating into MRRAFVWLLVLVLLAGGGWYGWRWWQDRNGPQDPSAARDQMQAQGPQGGTNPQGPGARREGGGAGGNRPRRPGGPGGGTAIPVTAVEAARRDVALTVDALGTVVPLQSVVVRTQLDGQLMEVNFREGQEVAEGELLARVDDRTARAALQQAEGKKAYDQAQLANARVDLTRYQGLVRASGATQQQLDTQRAQVAMLEAQVQQDDAAIAQARTQLGFATIRAPFAGRVGIRQVDPGNLVRSSDTNGIVTVTQMAPISVTFTLPQQELPRLTRALAAGAVPVETLPGPSSSSGGNQPVARGTLLTIDNTVDSATGTIKAKATFPNEDRALWPGAFVNLRLRIEVVPQAVVVPLVSVQRGPEGSYAFVVKEDRTVEQRPVTIGQTTMADAVVQSGIQPGERVVTSGGLRLSNGTTVALQEENAPARQPGGRPRRTAEARESAN; encoded by the coding sequence ATGAGGCGCGCTTTCGTTTGGCTCCTCGTCCTCGTCCTCCTCGCCGGGGGCGGCTGGTACGGGTGGCGCTGGTGGCAGGACCGGAACGGGCCGCAGGACCCCTCCGCGGCACGCGACCAGATGCAGGCCCAGGGCCCGCAGGGGGGGACCAATCCGCAGGGCCCGGGCGCGCGGCGCGAGGGTGGCGGCGCAGGTGGCAACCGCCCGCGCCGCCCTGGCGGCCCGGGCGGTGGCACCGCCATTCCCGTCACGGCGGTCGAGGCCGCGCGGCGCGACGTGGCCCTGACGGTGGACGCGCTGGGCACCGTGGTGCCGCTGCAGAGCGTGGTGGTCCGCACCCAGCTGGACGGCCAGCTGATGGAAGTGAACTTCCGCGAGGGCCAGGAGGTGGCTGAGGGCGAGCTGCTGGCCCGGGTGGACGATCGCACCGCGCGGGCGGCCTTGCAGCAGGCCGAGGGCAAGAAGGCCTACGACCAGGCGCAGCTGGCGAATGCCCGCGTGGACCTCACCCGCTACCAGGGGCTGGTCCGCGCCTCCGGCGCCACGCAGCAGCAGCTGGACACGCAGCGCGCCCAGGTGGCCATGCTGGAGGCCCAGGTGCAGCAGGACGACGCCGCCATCGCCCAGGCGCGCACCCAGCTCGGCTTCGCCACCATCCGCGCGCCCTTCGCCGGGCGGGTGGGCATCCGGCAGGTGGACCCGGGCAACCTCGTCCGCTCCTCCGACACCAACGGCATCGTCACGGTGACGCAGATGGCGCCGATCAGCGTCACCTTCACCCTGCCCCAGCAGGAGCTGCCGCGGCTGACCCGCGCGCTGGCCGCGGGCGCCGTTCCCGTGGAGACGCTGCCGGGTCCGAGTTCCTCCTCCGGCGGTAACCAGCCGGTCGCGCGCGGCACGCTGCTGACCATCGACAACACCGTGGATTCCGCCACGGGCACCATCAAGGCGAAGGCGACCTTCCCGAACGAGGACCGCGCCCTGTGGCCCGGCGCCTTCGTGAACCTGCGGCTGCGGATCGAGGTGGTGCCCCAGGCCGTGGTCGTGCCCCTCGTCTCCGTGCAGCGCGGGCCGGAGGGCAGCTACGCCTTCGTGGTGAAGGAGGACCGCACGGTGGAGCAGCGCCCCGTGACGATCGGACAGACCACGATGGCCGACGCCGTGGTGCAGTCCGGCATCCAGCCCGGGGAGCGGGTGGTGACCTCCGGCGGGCTGCGCCTCTCCAACGGCACCACGGTGGCGCTGCAGGAGGAGAACGCGCCGGCCCGGCAGCCCGGAGGCCGCCCGCGGCGCACTGCCGAGGCGCGGGAGAGCGCGAATTGA